A DNA window from Arachis hypogaea cultivar Tifrunner chromosome 18, arahy.Tifrunner.gnm2.J5K5, whole genome shotgun sequence contains the following coding sequences:
- the LOC112769491 gene encoding uncharacterized protein yields MKPKQHISAAIEKQYEQAKNNYQIHLTATIDCIIFLLRHGLAFCGNDEIYDSVNQGNFLELLNFLAQHNEEIDRAFKIARGNLKLRAFSIQKDIVRAAASETTKAIVNDLGDELFAVLVDEARDISIKEQMSVCLRDMLRDSQMTKTIKALQSGEISSGCGLNQEIALKRARDTRWGSHYGTILRLISLFPSVVNVLEYVEEDGNNSEQRAKACHLLNVIQSFEFIFNLHLMKNILGVTNELSQALQKNDQDIVNAIAFVKVSKQRL; encoded by the exons ATGAAGCCAAAACAACATATTAGTGCTGCTATTGAAAAACAATATGAGCAGgctaaaaataattatcaaattcACTTGACAGCCACAATTGATTGTATTATATTTCTTTTGCGACACGGATTGGCCTTTTGTGGTAATGATGAGATATATGATTCTGTTAATCAAGGAAATTTTTTAGAACTTCTAAACTTTCTTGCACAACATAATGAAGAAATTGATCGTGCTTTTAAAATTGCTCGTGGAAATCTTAAACTAAGAGCTTTCTCAATTCAAAAAGATATTGTAAGAGCGGCTGCAAGTGAAACGACAAAAGCTATTGTAAATGATCTTGGGGATGAATTGTTTGCTGTTTTGGTTGATGAAGCTCGCGATATTTCTATTAAGGAGCAAATGTCAGTTTGTTTAAG AGATATGCTTCGTGATAGTCAAATGACTAAGACAATTAAAGCATTACAAAGTGGAGAAATTTCTAGTGGATGTGGTTTGAATCAAGAAATAGCTTTGAAAAGAGCTAGAGATACTAGATGGGGTTCACACTATGGAACTATACTTcgattaatttctttgtttccttccGTGGTCAATGTTCTTGAATATGTTGAGGAAGATGGAAATAATTCAGAACAAAGAGCTAAAGCATGTCATTTATTGAATGTCATTCAATCCTTTGAATTCATTTTCAACTTGCACTTGATGAAAAATATCTTGGGAGTTACTAATGAATTATCTCAAGCATTACAAAAGAATGATCAAGACATTGTAAATGCTATAGCATTTGTTAAAGTGTCTAAGCAACGGTTGTAA
- the LOC112771369 gene encoding LOW QUALITY PROTEIN: kinesin-like protein KIN-12E (The sequence of the model RefSeq protein was modified relative to this genomic sequence to represent the inferred CDS: inserted 1 base in 1 codon), translated as MPFLSEAASAIKSRFGFHHHPSSDKMSLVQNTPDLLKSAAKDSVFQSSGVRSISNWDNDEEASSAATCSTAVSSAQSFELYEDPSFWKEHNVQVIIRMRPLSNAEVSVQGHSKCVRQESSQTITWTGHPESRFTFDLVADENVSQEKLFKVAGLPMVENCMGGYNSCMFAYGQTGSGKTHTMLGDIXGGTRRHSVNCGMTPRIFEHLFSRIQKEKEARRDEKLKFTCKISFLEIYNEQILDLLDPSSNNLQIREDIKKGVYVENIKEVEVTNARDVIQQLIQGAANRKVAATNMNHASSRSHSVFTCNIESQWESQGVTLFRFARLNLVDLAGSERQKSSGAEGERLKEATNINKSLSTLGLVIMNLVSISNGKSLHVPYRDSKLTFLLQDSLGGNSKTIIIANISPSICCSLETLSTLKFAQRAKFIKNNAIVNEDASGDVIAMRIQIQQLKKEVSRLRGLVGGGEIQDVESSVISFPGSPGSFKWEGNHGSFSPLTSAKRITPKKDYEIALVGAFRREKEKDMALQALKDENQAAMKLAKQREDEIQGLKMRLRFREAGIKRLEGVASGKISAETHLLNEKEELLKEIEVLRTQVDRNQEVTRFAMENLQLKKEIERLKSFSEEGEREMMNEQIMVLENQLLEALDWKFMHQTYLNTKSEMEDVNGDNILVSDQDPKSRWQSSLREENEFLRIQAIQNQAEMDTLQKKLEVCLQEKEKLERDLHDLTTKFEQEKSQATTEGREQMDLPSTTDMPVININGQQELKAMVDAIASASQREAEAHETAIVLSKENDELRVKLKTLIEDNSKLIELYEEAAAVGRNVDEVGSIVDNGRHLETTREEENELKSVVENLQHQLNELNEENEKLMTLYERAMQEKDDLKRALACSGQEKVETSGETVCPEKLVEVDGGKILSSAETVCLERQGRGDIEYIDHPTIFGNECQQNEVANCTASKFSDEVNCAREKLGIVNEQISDCVRNLSSLGCVEKATDEVDKLSSEVEVIEHDIQVKRQNFESLKLMLSDAHDRRTLADRKFSALKYSLSNLSSSFAYFEQREARARAGVNDLACNLNRKKEALIALQASKEGLVNAQKKNQESETEVIANIATIKSKLEEENRKREGEKVLFAIDNTQHTDPQPKTWHFSGKATELLKLEEEKPKLQSEMNLSLEKLAAIRKEFGNLNKKLTSTKSQIEAVQLEIQHISRISEEKELALQRVMKEKEMLLEFRDNGFSEVGHIIAELHQCVFECDLKEAEIKVLEEELQTDFTRVQELQTAKIIAANSKNNILSSMSHSSMLVRIEEGMQNLKAFILEIKLLLDGISHST; from the exons ATGCCGTTTCTGTCGGAGGCTGCGAGCGCCATTAAGAGCAGGTTCGGGTTCCACCACCACCCTTCCTCGGATAAGATGTCGCTAGTTCAGAACACTCCGGATCTTCTCAAATCTGCGGCCAAGGACAGCGTTTTTCAGAGCTCAGGGGTTCGGAGCATCAGCAACTGGGATAACGACGAAGAAGCTTCCTCCGCTGCTACTTGCAGCACCGCAGTTTCCTCCGCTCAGAGTTTTGAGTTATACGAAGATCCTTCTTTCTGGAAGGAGCACAATGTGCAG GTTATAATCAGAATGCGCCCTCTAAGCAATGCGGAAGTATCGGTACAAGGGCATAGCAAGTGCGTAAGGCAGGAAAGTTCTCAAACAATTACTTGGACTGGGCATCCAGAGTCTCGATTTACTTTTGATCTTGTTGCTGATGAGAATGTTAGCCAG GAGAAACTTTTTAAAGTAGCTGGTTTGCCAATGGTAGAAAACTGCATGGGAGGTTACAACAGCTGCATGTTTGCTTATGGCCAA ACCGGAAGTGGGAAGACTCACACCATGCTTGGTGATA GAGGGGGAACTAGAAGACATAGTGTCAACTGCGGGATGACACCAAGAATTTTTGAGCACTTATTTTCAAGGATCCAAAAG GAAAAAGAGGCCCGGAGAGATGAAAAGTTAAAATTTACGTGCAAAATTTCTTTCTTGGAGATTTACAATGAACAGATTCTTGATCTTTTGGACCCATCATCTAACAATCTACAG ATAAGAGAAGACATTAAAAAAGGAGTTTATGTGGAAAACATCAAGGAAGTCGAAGTCACTAATGCTCGAGATGTCATTCAGCAACTTATTCAG GGCGCCGCAAATAGAAAGGTGGCTGCTACAAATATGAATCATGCTAGCAGTCGTTCTCACAGTGTATTTACTTGCAACATTGAGAGTCAG TGGGAATCTCAAGGAGTGACTCTCTTTCGATTTGCTAGACTTAATCTTGTTGATTTGGCTGGATCAGAGAG GCAGAAAAGTTCTGGTGCTGAAGGGGAGCGCCTCAAGGAAGCTACTAATATCAACAAGTCTCTTTCAACCTTGGG GCTTGTGATTATGAACTTAGTAAGTATATCGAATGGGAAGTCGCTGCATGTTCCGTACCGTGATTCAAAGCTTACTTTTTTACTTCAG GATTCTCTTGGAGGGAATTCAAAGACGATCATAATTGCAAATATAAGCCCCTCCATTTG TTGCTCACTTGAGACATTAAGCACATTGAAATTTGCACAACGCGCTAAATTTATTAAGAACAAT GCCATTGTAAATGAGGATGCATCTGGAGATGTCATTGCCATGagaattcaaattcaacaacTCAAG AAAGAAGTATCACGTTTACGGGGTCTAGTTGGAGGCGGAGAAATTCAGGACGTTGAATCTTCAGTGATCAGCTTTCCAGGCTCTCCAGGATCCTTTAAGTGGGAAGGCAATCATGGATCATTCAGTCCATTAACCTCTGCTAAAAGGATAACTCCC AAAAAAGACTATGAAATTGCCCTTGTTGGGGCCTTTAGGAGGGAAAAGGAGAAGGATATGGCATTGCAGGCATTGAAAGATGAAAATCAAGCTGCCATGAAGCTG GCCAAACAAAGGGAAGATGAAATCCAAGGTCTAAAGATGAGGCTACGTTTTCGAGAAGCTGGGATAAAGAGGCTTGAAGGAGTTGCTTCTGGAAAGATCTCAGCTGAGACACACTTGCTGAATGAAAAGGAGGAGCTTCTGAAGGAAATTGAAGTCCTGAGGACCCAGGTGGATCGAAATCAAGAGGTGACCAGATTTGCTATGGAAAATCTGCAGctgaaaaaagaaattgaaag GTTGAAATCATTTTCTGAAGAAGGTGAACGTGAAATGATGAATGAACAGATTATGGTACTAGAAAACCAG TTGTTAGAGGCATTAGATTGGAAATTTATGCATCAAACATATCTG aacACAAAGTCAGAAATGGAAGATGTAAATGGTGATAACATTCTTGTTTCCGATCAG GATCCAAAATCTCGTTGGCAGTCTTCTCTCAGGGAGGAAAATGAGTTTCTCCGCATTCAG GCTATACAAAACCAGGCCGAAATGGACACACTTCAGAAAAAGCTTGAAGTTTGCCTTCAAGAGAAAGAAAAATTGGAGAG GGATCTTCATGATTTGACAACAaagtttgaacaagagaaatccCAGGCAACCACAGAAGGAAGGGAGCAAATGGACCTTCCATCAACAACTGATATGCCTGTCATTAACATCAACGGCCAACAGGAATTGAAAGCAATGGTTGATGCAATTGCTTCAGCTAGTCAACGAGAGGCAGAGGCTCATGAGACAGCAATTGTGCTATCGAAGGAGAATGATGAACTCAGGGTGAAGCTTAAGACATTGATTGAGGACAACAGCAAACTAATTGAATTGTATGAAGAAGCTGCTGCTGTAGGCAGAAATGTTGATGAAGTTGGTTCAATTGTTGACAATGGTCGCCATCTTGAAACAACAAGAGAAGAGGAGAATGAACTGAAAAGCGTGGTTGAGAATCTCCAGCATCAGCTTAATGAACTGaatgaagaaaatgaaaagctGATGACTTTGTATGAAAGAGCCATGCAGGAGAAGGATGACCTTAAAAGAGCTCTTGCATGCTCTGGACAAGAAAAAGTAGAAACCAGCGGAGAAACTGTCTGCCCAGAAAAGCTTGTTGAAGTTGATGGAGGGAAAATATTGTCAAGTGCAGAAACTGTTTGCCTGGAACGTCAGGGTAGAGGAGACATTGAATACATTGACCATCCTACAATATTTGGCAATGAGTGTCAGCAGAATGAGGTAGCAAATTGCACTGCATCAAAGTTCTCAGATGAAGTGAATTGTGCTAGGGAGAAGCTTGGAATAGTTAATGAACAAATATCAGATTGTGTCAGGAATCTATCTTCCCTTGGTTGTGTGGAAAAGGCTACGGATGAGGTTGATAAGCTATCTAGTGAAGTTGAGGTAATTGAACATGATATTCAGGTCAAGCGTCAGAACTTTGAATCCTTGAAACTTATGCTTTCTGATGCACATGACAGAAGAACTCTAGCTGATAGAAAGTTCTCTGCACTCAAATATTCATTATCAAACCTCTCCTCATCGTTCGCTTACTTTGAGCAAAGGGAAGCAAGGGCAAGAGCAGGGGTGAACGACTTGGCATGTAATCTTAATAGAAAGAAAGAGGCACTGATTGCCCTTCAAGCTTCCAAAGAAGGGTTGGTGAATGCTCAGAAGAAGAACCAAGAATCTGAAACTGAGGTAATAGCAAATATTGCAACCATCAAATCAAAACTGGAGGAAGAGAATCGCAAGCGGGAAGGTGAAAAGGTTCTATTTGCAATTGACAACACACAGCATACAGACCCCCAACCGAAAACTTGGCATTTTAGTGGTAAAGCTACTGAGTTGCTGAAGCTAGAGGAAGAAAAACCGAAGTTGCAGTCAGAGATgaatctctctctagaaaaacttGCTGCCATAAGAAAGGAATTTGGAAATCTAAACAAGAAGCTGACAAGTACAAAGAGCCAGATAGAAGCTGTTCAACTGGAAATTCAGCACATTTCGAGGATCTCAGAGGAGAAGGAACTCGCACTTCAACGTGTCATGAAAGAGAAGGAAATGCTCTTGGAGTTTAGAGATAATGGTTTTTCTGAAGTAGGGCATATTATTGCTGAACTCCACCAGTGTGTGTTTGAATGTGATTTAAAGGAGGCTGAAATAAAGGTTCTAGAGGAAGAACTGCAAACAGATTTTACAAGGGTCCAAGAGTTACAGACAGCAAAAATCATTGCTGCCAACAGTAAAAACAATATCCTGTCTTCAATGTCTCATTCTAGCATGTTAGTGAGGATTGAAGAGGGGATGCAGAATCTGAAGGCATTTATTCTTGAGATAAAATTGTTGTTAGATGGCATTTCCCATTCCACCTAA